One segment of Hippopotamus amphibius kiboko isolate mHipAmp2 chromosome 4, mHipAmp2.hap2, whole genome shotgun sequence DNA contains the following:
- the SERPINA5 gene encoding plasma serine protease inhibitor, whose protein sequence is MRLCLLLCLALLSPQMATLRRPQKKRLQELLPAVATVASGSRDFVFDLYSTLATAAPGQNIFFSPLSISVSLAMLSLGARSNTKAQILEGLGLNPQEGREEELHSASQWLLRELQQPRDSLQLSFGNALFTKPTMPIQEAFLGAMRTLYLADTFPTDFEDPEGAQKQINDYVTKQTKGKIVDLVKGLDGTEVMVMVNYIFFKAKWETSFNLKSTHEQDFHVTSETVVRVPMMKQEDQFYYLLDRNLSCRVVGVPYQGNATAFFILPREGEMGQVENGLKEKTVRKWLKMSVKRQLELYLPKFSIEGSYQLEKVLPKLGIRDVFTSQADLTGVSNHSGIQVSEMVHKAVVEVDESGTQAAAATGTIFMFRSARINSQRIVFNRPFLMLIVENGKHILFLGKVTRP, encoded by the exons ATGCGGCTCTGCCTCCTCCTGTGCCTGGCGCTCCTCAGCCCACAGATGGCCACCCTCCGCCGCCCCCAGAAGAAGAGACTCCAGGAGCTGCTGCCGGCAGTTGCCACAGTGGCCTCTGGCAGCAGGGACTTTGTCTTCGACCTCTACAGCACCTTGGCCACAGCTGCCCCCGGCCAGAACATCTTCTTCTCCCCTCTGAGCATCTCTGTGAGCCTGGCCATGCTCTCCCTGGGGGCTCGGTCCAACACGAAGGCGCAGATCCTAGAGGGCCTGGGTCTCAACCCGCAGGAGGGCCGGGAGGAGGAGCTCCACAGTGCCTCCCAGTGGCTGCTGCGGGAGCTCCAGCAGCCCAGAGACAGCCTCCAGCTGAGCTTCGGCAACGCCCTGTTCACCAAGCCCACGATGCCCATTCAGGAGGCCTTCCTGGGCGCCATGAGGACGCTGTACCTGGCAGATACTTTCCCCACTGACTTTGAGGACCCTGAAGGGGCCCAGAAGCAGATCAATGATTATGTGACAAAGCAAACGAAAGGCAAGATTGTGGACTTGGTTAAGGGCCTGGATGGCACCGAGGTCATGGTTATGGTGAACTACATTTTCTTCAAAG CTAAGTGGGAGACAAGCTTCAACCTCAAAAGCACCCACGAGCAGGACTTCCACGTGACCTCGGAGACAGTGGTCCGGGTGCCCATGATGAAACAAGAGGACCAGTTTTACTACCTCTTGGACCGAAACCTCTCCTGCAGGGTGGTGGGGGTCCCCTACCAAGGAAACGCCACTGCCTTCTTCATTCTTCCCCGCGAGGGCGAGATGGGGCAGGTGGAAAATGGcctgaaagaaaaaacagtgaGGAAGTGGCTCAAGATGTCTGTGAAGAG GCAGCTCGAGCTTTACTTGCCCAAGTTCTCCATTGAGGGCTCCTATCAGCTGGAGAAAGTCCTCCCCAAGCTGGGCATCAGAGATGTCTTCACCTCCCAGGCTGACCTGACAGGCGTCTCCAACCACTCCGGCATCCAGGTGTCTGAG ATGGTGCACAAAGCCGTGGTGGAGGTGGACGAGTCGGGAACCCAAGCGGCTGCAGCCACGGGGACGATCTTCATGTTCAGATCTGCCCGGATAAACTCTCAAAGGATAGTATTCAACAGGCCCTTTCTAATGCTCATTGTGGA